Genomic window (Rhodothermales bacterium):
AGCGCAGACCATCAGCGTAAACGGCCAGTAGAACACCGCCGTGGCTGGCAGATCCGGCACGAACTGCTGCCGAACAGCATACGCAGCCTTGCGCAGCAGCGTGATCCATTCAAGAGAATCCGCCGGCCTGACGAAAAGCATGTCTGTTTCGCGCCACGTAGCCGTACCATTCACATACTCGGCGAACGAATATGGCTGATGCGAAGGAAAGATGTTTCCCGACACCATCACCATGAACGCAACCAGTGCAATCAGCGCGACGAGCATGGGCCACCGATTGGTCTTCAATTTCGCCGACGCAACACTGAACGCAACTGGCATGACGACCAGCAGAGGAAGAAATGAAAAGCGCGACCAGAACAGTACCCCCACGATTGCGGTCGCCGGAAGCCACAACCACGTTCGCCTGTCTGACCCGACCAGTAGCACCGCGGACGCAACGACAAGCATCGCCAGCCAGGTCTCGATCAAGGGCTGCGTGGTCTGCCAGACGGTCAGTGGTAGAGCCAAATAGACTGCACCGGCCCATGCTCCATTCCTTCGACTCGATCGCGCGCCCACCGCATATGCGATGAGCACGGCCGTCAAGAGACTGAAGAGCATGCCAGCCACGATCCACGCCGCATACGGATCGACGAGGCTGACCAGTGCGGCTACCACATAGACCGGGGGACCGTTGTGTACGAAAGGCCTTGGCAGCGGCATTCCGTCCAGTACACTCACCGGAAACACGTGGTTGGTGAAGAAACCGTCTCCGCTAGCCACCGCCTCCGCATCGGCAACATACCAGTACTGATCCGTTCCTCGGACGCCGCCGGCGCCCAGCGCAACTATCGCGGCAAAGACCAGTGACGCAACGATCAGCGGGGTCCAATCCGCCCGGGCTTCACCCCTGGTCCCGCCTGTGGTCGATCCGGAGCGCGCCTCGCTCATCGGTCCGAGACGGACCAGGTGCTCATTCGGCTTGACAGTACTTCCGCCACCCTACTCTTGTCCACACGCTCCTGCTCCATCGTATCACGGTCTCGAATTGTGACCGTCCCGTCTTCGAGCGTCTGGCCGTCCACCGTCACGCAGTACGGGGTACCGATTTCGTCCATTCGCCGATAGCGACGACCGATCGCACCCTTCTCGTCATAGAACGCATTGAATTGCATTCGAAGCCCATCTTCGATCGCGTGCGCGACCTCGGGCATACCATCCTTCTTTACGAGCGGCAGAACCGCGACCGTCATCGGCGCCATCCGCGGATGAAACTTGAGCACCACTCGCTTCTCATCGTTCACCTCCTCTTCCCGGTACGCATCGCAAATAAGCATCAAAATGGTTCGATCCAATCCAGCGGAT
Coding sequences:
- a CDS encoding glycine--tRNA ligase, producing EVEGIHSRTDYDLMRHQEYSGKKMEYFDPQTQERFIPYVVETSAGLDRTILMLICDAYREEEVNDEKRVVLKFHPRMAPMTVAVLPLVKKDGMPEVAHAIEDGLRMQFNAFYDEKGAIGRRYRRMDEIGTPYCVTVDGQTLEDGTVTIRDRDTMEQERVDKSRVAEVLSSRMSTWSVSDR